The Roseofilum reptotaenium CS-1145 genomic sequence TTCTAAGTTCACCTGATATTTTTGGGCTACTTTGAGGACACTACGATAGCGAACTTGGCTTTGATATTCTAATTTATCGCCAATTAAACCATGAGTGAGCATCCAGTCTACAATGATACCTTCTCGTAGGGCACGCTCGCAAATTACTAAGGAATTAATGCCCAATAAAATCATGGCTTCTTGGAGAACTAAAGCGCCTGCGATAATGATTTCTGAGCGTTTTTCCGACATTCCGGGAATTTGAGCGCGATCGCTCTCTGGCAGCTTACGCAAATGCTCAATAATCTCTTGTAAATTTTTCAGCTTTAACTCATAACCGGTTAAGGGACTCGGTTCCATACCTAACCGTTCCCAAGCATCAATACACGCTAAGGTTTCAATGGTTCCCGATGTGCCCACTAACTGGGGAATTTCACCCCGTTGCAGATAACTTTGTAGCTCTTCCACTGCCCGTTCTAAGCGTCCTCGAATATAGGCTTTGAGATAGTTAAATTCGCGATCGCTAATCGGATCGGTGGTAATAAATTCTGCTGTTAACCGGACGGCTCCCACCTTCGTGCTGCTCAGGGAGCGAGGTTCTTGTCCATCTCCTAAAATTAACTCTGTCGATCCTCCACCAATATCAATAATGGCATGGGGTAAACCTTGAAAGTCCATCCCAGAAAGGACTCCCAAATAAATGCGTCGTGCTTCTTCTGGCCCGGAAATCAGATTAATCTCTAATCCTAGTTCAGATTTAATCTGTTTGAGGAAATCCCGACCATTGGGGGATTCCCTTACGGCACTGGTGGCAACGGCAACAACTTCATCCGCTTCGAGACTTTTGGCAATTTGTAAAAAACGCCGAAAAGCAGCGATCGCCCTCTCCATGACCTCTACTTTCAGCGCCCCCGTTTTTGAGTCGCGATCGCCCAAACGCACTGTTTCCTTTTCCCGGTCAATAATGGTAAACGTGGGGAGTGTGGGATCAATCCGAACCACCACCATATGTACAGAATTGGTTCCCACATCAATCGCCGCTAAAATCTGAGGCGTTTCGGGTGTCGGAAACGTAGGAGTCTGAATCAGGGTTGAGGAATCGACGATTTGATTAACCATGATAATGCTTTCTTTGGTCTAAGTTTTACGATCCAGGGTATCTTTAAAAGGGACTCAATTGACCTCTCCTATGATCGAACATATCGTCTTGTTTCAATTTAAACCCGATGCCTCCCCCGAAAGCCTCTCAGCCGTCGTTACCAGACTCAGGGAATTAAAAGGTAAAATTCCCCAAATTCTGGCATTATCTTGTGGCGAAAATTTCTGCGATCGCGCCCAAGGATTTACCCATGGATTAGTTGCTCGTTTCCAAGACTCTGCCAGTCTACAAGCCTATCAAGATCATCCCGCCCATCAAGAAGTCGTACAAACACTCATTAAGC encodes the following:
- a CDS encoding Dabb family protein; the encoded protein is MIEHIVLFQFKPDASPESLSAVVTRLRELKGKIPQILALSCGENFCDRAQGFTHGLVARFQDSASLQAYQDHPAHQEVVQTLIKPIAINILAMDYEIPEDGQ
- a CDS encoding Ppx/GppA phosphatase family protein; the encoded protein is MVNQIVDSSTLIQTPTFPTPETPQILAAIDVGTNSVHMVVVRIDPTLPTFTIIDREKETVRLGDRDSKTGALKVEVMERAIAAFRRFLQIAKSLEADEVVAVATSAVRESPNGRDFLKQIKSELGLEINLISGPEEARRIYLGVLSGMDFQGLPHAIIDIGGGSTELILGDGQEPRSLSSTKVGAVRLTAEFITTDPISDREFNYLKAYIRGRLERAVEELQSYLQRGEIPQLVGTSGTIETLACIDAWERLGMEPSPLTGYELKLKNLQEIIEHLRKLPESDRAQIPGMSEKRSEIIIAGALVLQEAMILLGINSLVICERALREGIIVDWMLTHGLIGDKLEYQSQVRYRSVLKVAQKYQVNLESSQRMANFAVHLFDCTQGILHYWGNSERELLYVATILHNCGVYVSHAAHHKHSYYLIRHGELLGYTENEVEIIANIARYHRKSAPKKKHENYTNLMHKSDRQLVSQVSPFLRLAVALDRRQIGAVESFACHYNPATKELYLKLKPANINDNCELERWSIDDKKEAFESEYGIKVRAGLS